From the genome of Triticum aestivum cultivar Chinese Spring chromosome 3B, IWGSC CS RefSeq v2.1, whole genome shotgun sequence, one region includes:
- the LOC123066660 gene encoding uncharacterized protein: MGKQKLTIKTEEESNPREMYITWTDEATRFMLDWYIELRKDKPATFKFKKHHHLHCADALNGKFTLGVTQTQVDRHYRSCKEKWGWVHRAMANSGNGFDMINFTFTLSESEKQNLSKTAVNYLTRPIRFFLQELFSDQSHADGSLGTDQTTVNVDDDSDDSEEVRELEANLIPVDSDEADSDTINRHSPKVDLEGNSLNKKRKHVSSSPSKKPTKGKANKKGKISNDDMAASIKKLADSLASPIVSVQPMPPTDPYANLWKRINAHTIPAKDKLDLVAYLSKPDQDIFRSYLNYADETILGQWVLSFFEPRFQEDGGNGGSATAH, from the exons ATGGGGAAGCAAAAGCTCACTATAAAGACCGAGGAGGAGTCAAATCCTCGTGAGATGTACATAACCTGGACTGACGAGGCGACAAGGTTTATGCTTGATTGGTATATTGAGCTTCGTAAGGACAAACCTGCAACTTTCAAGTTCAAGAAACATCACCACTTGCACTGTGCTGATGCTTTGAATGGCAAGTTTACTCTTGGTGTCACTCAAACCCAAGTGGACCGACACTACCGGTCATGCAAGGAGAAGTGGGGTTGGGTGCATCGCGCCATGGCCAATAGTGGCAACGGCTTTGACATGATTAATTTCACATTCACACTTTCTGAGTCAGAAAAACAAAACCTAAGT AAAACTGCAGTCAATTATCTTACTAGACCCATCAGGTTTTTTTTGCAAGAGTTATTCTCTGACCAGTCCCATGCTGATGGCTCGCTTGGAACTGACCAAACCACTGTCAATgtggatgatgatagtgatgacagCGAGGAAGTGAGGGAACTTGAGGCCAATCTAATTCCAGTTGACAGCGATGAAGCTGACTCTGACACTATTAATCGTCACAGTCCTAAAGTTGACTTGGAAGGCAATTCTTTAAACAAGAAGCGCAAGCACGTGTCATCTTCACCTTCCAAGAAGCCAACTAAGGGGAAAGCAAACAAGAAGGGCAAGATATCTAATGATGATATGGCAGCCAGTATCAAAAAGCTAGCTGACTCTCTTGCATCTCCTATTGTTTCTGTGCAACCAATGCCACCTACAGACCCATATGCAAACCTTTGGAAGCGGATAAATGCCCATACCATACCAGCTAAGGATAAACTTGATCTTGTTGCATATCTATCCAAACCAGACCAAGATATCTTCCGTAGTTACCTCAACTATGCTGATGAAACAATTCTTGGACAGTGGGTCCTTAGCTTCTTCGAGCCTCGGTTTCAAGAAGATGGTGGCAACGGTGGATCTGCAACTGCTCACTGA